The following proteins are co-located in the Spirosoma montaniterrae genome:
- a CDS encoding DsrE family protein codes for MNAKTLLLTFYLVSLGTAFAQTKPTKMKFLVHITCGPADPTRAALGFLVAKTALSEGHTVTLFLAGDAAVLLRDAELDKVEGLGTGKLREHYDALAKGGVRFFVSGMSAKARGITDADIAGKPAEFAMPTKLVQLAADSDRLFTY; via the coding sequence ATGAATGCCAAAACGCTACTGCTGACGTTTTACCTGGTTAGCCTCGGCACCGCTTTCGCTCAAACCAAACCGACTAAGATGAAATTTCTTGTCCACATCACCTGCGGCCCCGCCGACCCAACCCGTGCGGCACTTGGCTTTCTGGTTGCTAAAACGGCCCTGTCCGAGGGCCATACGGTTACGCTCTTTCTCGCGGGCGATGCTGCTGTGTTGCTCCGCGATGCTGAACTCGACAAAGTGGAAGGGTTGGGTACGGGCAAACTCCGCGAACACTACGACGCATTGGCGAAAGGGGGGGTACGGTTCTTCGTGTCGGGCATGTCGGCCAAAGCGCGGGGCATTACCGACGCCGACATTGCCGGAAAGCCCGCAGAATTTGCCATGCCCACCAAATTAGTTCAACTCGCTGCCGACAGCGACAGGTTGTTCACGTATTAA
- a CDS encoding HEPN domain-containing protein encodes MSRLYEAQQALERSKETIDEAIYNVEGGFTTAAVNRAYYAIFYCLTALLHTEDVYTKRHSGAHGKFHELFIRTGRFPAETAQWAQYAFQLRQTGDYDLEADITEEQAAQSLDYARQFYKLCLSYFEQLIRES; translated from the coding sequence ATGAGTCGTTTGTATGAAGCGCAACAAGCTCTTGAGCGGTCAAAAGAAACAATAGACGAAGCTATTTATAATGTTGAAGGCGGCTTCACAACTGCGGCTGTCAACCGAGCTTATTACGCTATATTTTATTGTTTAACAGCCCTTCTGCACACTGAGGATGTTTACACAAAGCGGCATTCTGGTGCACATGGTAAATTCCACGAACTGTTTATCAGAACGGGAAGATTTCCGGCTGAAACGGCCCAATGGGCGCAGTATGCTTTTCAACTTCGTCAAACAGGAGATTACGATCTCGAAGCGGATATAACCGAAGAGCAGGCCGCGCAGTCTTTAGATTATGCCCGGCAGTTTTATAAATTGTGCCTATCCTATTTCGAGCAGTTGATAAGAGAAAGCTGA
- a CDS encoding acyltransferase family protein translates to MDPKPLLTSTRLQSLDAYRGFVMLLMMAEVLRFHKIHEALPNSDFWSFMAYHQDHVAWAGCSLHDLIQPSFSFLVGVALPYSLASRQAGGQSVAVQWRHALWRSLLLVLLGVFLRSIGSKQTYFTFEDTLSQIGLGYPVLFALGFTTVARQWLAFGGLVAGYWLVSVLYPAPGPDFPYETVGVPANWPHHYTGLMAHFNKNSNLAWAFDTWFLNLFPREKPFLFNGGGYATLSFIPTLATMVLGLLAGQWLRTGWPVPVLLRRLLLAAGAGILLGVLAQWLGLCPVVKRIWTPAWVLFSGGCCFALLTLFYYVIDVRKHQRWAYFLIVIGTNSIAAYCIAHFIESFVVSSFYTHFGPAPFLVFGPAYEPLLLGMATLLIYWLILRWLYKRRIFIKI, encoded by the coding sequence ATGGACCCGAAACCCCTGCTTACGTCAACCCGGCTACAATCGCTCGATGCGTACCGGGGTTTTGTTATGTTGCTGATGATGGCCGAGGTACTCCGGTTTCACAAAATTCACGAGGCTCTGCCCAATAGCGACTTCTGGTCGTTCATGGCTTACCATCAGGACCACGTTGCCTGGGCGGGATGTTCGCTGCACGATTTGATTCAGCCGTCGTTTTCGTTTCTGGTAGGCGTGGCTCTGCCGTATTCCCTTGCCAGTCGGCAGGCGGGCGGGCAGTCGGTGGCGGTGCAGTGGCGACACGCGCTGTGGCGGTCGTTGCTGCTGGTGCTGCTGGGTGTTTTCCTGCGGTCGATAGGCAGCAAACAAACGTATTTTACCTTCGAGGATACGCTGTCGCAGATTGGTTTGGGCTATCCGGTTCTATTTGCGTTAGGATTTACGACGGTCGCGCGGCAGTGGCTGGCCTTTGGCGGGCTGGTGGCAGGCTACTGGCTGGTGAGTGTGTTGTATCCGGCACCCGGTCCTGATTTTCCGTATGAAACGGTTGGCGTTCCGGCCAACTGGCCGCATCATTATACTGGACTTATGGCCCACTTCAACAAAAACAGCAATCTGGCCTGGGCGTTCGATACGTGGTTCCTGAACCTGTTTCCGCGCGAAAAACCGTTCCTGTTCAACGGGGGCGGCTATGCTACGTTGAGTTTTATACCGACACTGGCAACGATGGTGCTGGGGTTGCTGGCCGGGCAATGGCTTCGCACGGGGTGGCCTGTGCCCGTGCTCCTGCGCCGACTGCTTCTGGCGGCTGGGGCTGGTATATTGCTGGGCGTGCTGGCGCAGTGGCTGGGCCTGTGTCCGGTGGTGAAGCGTATCTGGACACCCGCGTGGGTGTTGTTTAGCGGAGGTTGCTGTTTCGCACTGCTAACTCTGTTCTACTATGTTATCGACGTCCGAAAACACCAGCGTTGGGCGTATTTCCTGATTGTGATTGGCACCAATTCCATTGCGGCCTACTGCATTGCTCACTTCATCGAATCGTTTGTGGTCAGTTCGTTTTACACGCACTTCGGACCCGCGCCGTTCCTGGTTTTCGGGCCTGCCTACGAACCGCTGCTTCTCGGAATGGCTACGTTGCTAATCTACTGGCTCATTCTGCGCTGGCTCTACAAACGTCGTATTTTTATCAAAATCTAA
- a CDS encoding LysM peptidoglycan-binding domain-containing protein: METDNRTTNPRPASNSNLPAITLVVLIGIIAALLYVGYDSFIDNTDGSDELTSVALDTMGQQPVAQNEPDMLMAPEEVDTSSQPMPVDLSQATPPADVVVANTEAEDVATSNRETTDGKPAPDEKPVAVAEKPVKKEEAPKAEKPKPEPAKEVAVVEKPKVKAGGQATTHTVGTGETFYGVANRYNMKIATLKQLNPGVTEQDIKAGVTKLNVRVRAVHTVGPGDVLRVVAEKYGVSKEALMRANKKSKDIATRGEKLIIPFPEKQ; this comes from the coding sequence GTGGAAACAGATAACCGCACTACAAATCCCCGGCCTGCCAGCAATTCAAACCTGCCTGCTATTACGCTGGTGGTGCTGATTGGCATCATTGCCGCGCTACTCTACGTGGGCTACGACTCGTTTATCGACAACACCGATGGTTCGGACGAACTGACGAGCGTGGCACTTGATACAATGGGGCAACAGCCCGTTGCGCAGAACGAACCCGATATGCTGATGGCTCCCGAAGAGGTCGATACGTCGTCGCAGCCCATGCCGGTCGATCTGTCGCAGGCCACCCCGCCCGCCGACGTCGTCGTAGCCAATACCGAAGCCGAAGACGTGGCAACGAGCAACCGCGAAACCACCGACGGGAAACCCGCGCCCGATGAAAAGCCGGTAGCCGTGGCCGAAAAACCGGTCAAGAAAGAAGAAGCCCCTAAAGCAGAAAAGCCCAAACCTGAGCCAGCCAAAGAGGTGGCTGTGGTTGAAAAACCAAAAGTGAAGGCAGGGGGGCAGGCTACTACGCACACAGTTGGCACGGGCGAAACGTTCTATGGCGTCGCCAATCGGTACAATATGAAAATTGCTACCCTGAAACAACTGAACCCCGGCGTAACGGAGCAGGACATCAAAGCGGGCGTTACCAAACTTAACGTTCGGGTGAGGGCCGTACACACCGTAGGGCCGGGCGACGTGCTACGGGTAGTAGCCGAGAAGTACGGCGTTAGCAAAGAAGCCCTGATGCGGGCCAATAAAAAAAGCAAAGACATCGCTACTCGTGGCGAAAAGCTGATTATTCCGTTCCCCGAAAAACAGTAG
- a CDS encoding DUF1059 domain-containing protein produces the protein MKTLNCRDAGFDCNAQIKAETDEEILTQAAEHASTVHGVAVTPELAEGLKSLIREE, from the coding sequence ATGAAAACCCTGAACTGCCGCGATGCCGGTTTCGACTGCAACGCCCAAATTAAAGCCGAAACCGACGAAGAAATTCTGACGCAGGCCGCTGAACACGCCAGCACCGTTCACGGCGTGGCGGTAACGCCCGAACTGGCCGAGGGCCTGAAATCGCTCATTCGTGAAGAGTAA
- a CDS encoding phospholipase D-like domain-containing protein: MKLIRSPWQDTFFALLGECRNRLQVASPYVKHSFVSQSIAGKCSSAKIELITSLKFMDFYQKASDLEAIKQLLQTDNQAFKNQSLHAKLYIFDNRKAVISSGNWTQGGLVRNYEYGVLIEDKETVDKISDDYEQLKLNEHTTPITYEHLREVEQLILVAPRIQRIKEANFIIANGLSGWKKDVFDVLCTIGKEEVNLSEILAYTSQLERKHPNNNHIQAKIRQ, encoded by the coding sequence GTGAAACTCATCAGAAGCCCGTGGCAAGACACATTTTTTGCCTTATTAGGCGAGTGCAGGAATCGGCTACAAGTAGCATCCCCCTACGTGAAGCATAGCTTTGTTAGCCAATCCATTGCAGGCAAGTGCTCGTCAGCGAAAATAGAGTTGATAACGTCGCTCAAGTTTATGGATTTTTATCAAAAAGCATCTGACCTCGAGGCTATCAAACAACTACTGCAAACGGATAATCAAGCATTCAAGAACCAATCATTACATGCTAAATTGTATATTTTCGATAATCGAAAAGCAGTAATCAGTTCTGGAAACTGGACTCAGGGTGGGTTGGTCAGAAACTATGAGTATGGCGTACTTATCGAGGATAAAGAAACAGTTGATAAAATTTCTGACGATTATGAACAACTAAAATTAAACGAACATACAACGCCAATAACCTACGAACATCTACGTGAAGTCGAACAGTTAATTTTAGTCGCTCCGCGTATCCAACGTATCAAAGAAGCAAATTTCATCATTGCTAATGGGCTTTCCGGCTGGAAAAAAGATGTTTTTGATGTATTGTGTACTATTGGAAAAGAGGAAGTGAACCTTAGCGAGATATTGGCTTATACATCGCAATTAGAGCGTAAACATCCGAACAACAACCATATACAGGCCAAAATACGTCAATAG
- a CDS encoding sensor histidine kinase, protein MHRLALIGIFVLVVSAIKGQPILRLDSAFRLAEQLPLFQERHPIRPQLSTHQPIQIADWQAVSGVHYGNTTTRGRAFFRCQSTTNRTVWLELTSHFLDTVWVTLVRPDTSLRFRPVAYTDLAAAPSPDWPNLPVRHRYFVLALPLLENQPTTVFIEGCVPPGDYLKFGVRVWEPSQFLSYQQQDTWTWAFFVGIFLMAVFIGLLNFLIDAQRIFLYYAVYISCLTIYSLLNDGWGVMLPPSLHWLDDPYALGHFLNSGLCCFILFSRRFLSLPRLTARQWDNPVWLLVGLAVLIEAVRHRQAVGNGWGLGYRVGIVGVMGYAVLFARYIAQTLRQNAHRPTALFLLSAVGSMLLFYAVNFLLNASGQPSPLPDMLLFRLAFTVELFVITLGWLYRQRFIRHSQLLLERSNRQQAESLQVAQEQLIHAQETERRRLAADLHDDIGTSLLALRGKMPNQPDAEQLLNKIIRDVRTVSHNLLPVELHDLGLPDAVAEVAHRLETASGIRFLFVCSGQRVVLPSSAELILYRAVQELLHNIVKHSRATDATVQLVYHDTYLNITIEDNGRGFTDRTVNNQRGIGLQNVDSRVKSLTGEVAIDTGPAGTTVRIDVPYLLDPNDRHAQNPHTAG, encoded by the coding sequence ATGCACCGGCTGGCTCTTATCGGCATCTTCGTTTTGGTAGTTTCGGCTATCAAGGGCCAGCCCATTTTGCGGCTCGATTCAGCCTTTAGATTAGCCGAACAACTTCCGCTTTTTCAGGAACGGCACCCCATTCGACCTCAATTAAGTACCCACCAACCTATTCAAATAGCCGACTGGCAGGCAGTATCGGGTGTGCATTACGGCAACACGACCACCAGAGGTCGGGCTTTCTTCCGGTGCCAGTCTACTACCAACCGCACCGTCTGGCTTGAGCTGACCAGCCATTTTCTCGACACGGTTTGGGTTACGCTCGTTCGGCCTGATACGTCACTCCGTTTTCGGCCCGTGGCTTATACCGACTTAGCCGCTGCACCCAGCCCGGACTGGCCGAATCTGCCTGTACGACATCGCTATTTTGTGCTGGCCCTGCCACTGCTGGAAAATCAGCCTACTACTGTGTTTATCGAAGGCTGCGTACCACCGGGCGACTACCTCAAATTTGGGGTTCGGGTCTGGGAGCCAAGCCAGTTTCTGTCTTATCAGCAACAGGACACGTGGACGTGGGCATTTTTCGTAGGCATATTTCTGATGGCCGTATTCATCGGTCTGCTAAATTTCCTGATCGACGCCCAGCGCATTTTTCTCTACTATGCCGTCTATATCAGTTGTTTGACTATATATTCTCTGCTGAATGACGGCTGGGGCGTTATGTTGCCGCCTTCTCTCCACTGGCTCGATGACCCCTATGCATTGGGTCATTTCCTGAATAGTGGCCTATGTTGTTTTATACTATTTAGTCGGCGGTTTTTGTCGTTACCCCGGCTTACGGCCCGGCAATGGGACAATCCGGTTTGGTTATTGGTAGGACTGGCGGTGCTGATCGAGGCCGTGCGCCACAGGCAGGCTGTTGGCAACGGCTGGGGGTTAGGCTACCGAGTTGGTATTGTGGGCGTAATGGGGTACGCAGTGTTGTTTGCCCGATATATTGCGCAGACACTCCGGCAAAACGCGCACCGCCCAACGGCTCTGTTTCTATTATCGGCTGTGGGGTCGATGCTGCTTTTTTATGCGGTAAATTTTTTGCTGAACGCCAGCGGACAACCCAGCCCTCTGCCGGATATGCTGCTGTTTCGGCTGGCTTTTACGGTCGAATTGTTCGTGATTACGCTCGGCTGGCTCTATCGGCAGCGATTTATCCGGCACTCGCAGCTATTGCTCGAACGAAGCAACCGCCAACAGGCCGAATCGTTACAGGTAGCGCAGGAACAATTAATCCATGCTCAGGAAACCGAACGCCGACGCTTAGCCGCCGACCTTCACGACGACATCGGCACCAGTCTGCTCGCTCTACGCGGCAAAATGCCCAATCAACCCGATGCTGAGCAGCTTTTAAACAAAATCATCCGCGACGTGCGTACCGTTTCGCACAACCTGCTACCCGTTGAACTCCACGACCTCGGACTGCCCGACGCCGTGGCCGAAGTTGCCCACCGGCTCGAAACGGCTTCGGGCATCCGGTTTCTGTTTGTGTGTTCGGGGCAGCGGGTGGTGCTGCCCTCCTCAGCCGAGTTGATTCTATACCGGGCCGTGCAGGAGTTGTTGCACAACATTGTCAAACACAGCCGGGCCACCGACGCCACAGTGCAGTTGGTTTATCACGATACGTATCTCAACATCACTATCGAAGATAACGGGCGGGGTTTTACTGACCGAACAGTAAATAATCAGCGGGGCATCGGATTGCAGAATGTAGATTCCAGAGTGAAAAGCCTGACCGGCGAGGTAGCTATCGACACCGGACCGGCAGGCACGACCGTCCGAATCGACGTTCCTTACCTACTCGACCCCAATGACCGACACGCCCAAAATCCGCATACTGCTGGTTGA
- a CDS encoding DUF481 domain-containing protein, which produces MRVLFFLVFLATSAWAQIVEQPDPLRPSTPDSTQNDAQQSVNDTSAATPTDTTPALPNRIFRYKITADGTFNRGNVTRDLLQLASALDYQLSNYFKLSSNPSFVYGRQSGVLAEREWFGDFRTTLRHEKRLYYLAFGSFERSNLRQINRRWTYAAGLGYKLLNQKRAYISVTNVLLHEYTDFVENTDIDVIRSSARLFGEYTFSGDRITVTHTAFYQPALNARNLRWNASLSLQVKLTTNTSLRTTLANAYESVVASGRQNNDLRFTIGLAYERK; this is translated from the coding sequence GTGCGTGTTCTCTTCTTTTTAGTATTTCTTGCAACTTCGGCATGGGCACAGATTGTTGAACAGCCCGATCCACTGCGCCCATCAACGCCCGATTCGACGCAAAACGACGCCCAGCAATCCGTGAACGACACCAGCGCGGCCACTCCGACCGACACAACTCCCGCCCTCCCCAACCGCATTTTTCGCTACAAAATTACCGCCGACGGCACCTTTAACCGGGGTAACGTCACCCGCGATTTACTGCAATTAGCCAGCGCATTGGATTATCAGTTGAGTAACTACTTCAAACTGTCGAGCAATCCATCGTTTGTGTACGGGCGTCAAAGTGGCGTATTGGCTGAACGCGAGTGGTTTGGCGACTTTCGGACAACGCTGCGCCACGAGAAGCGGCTGTATTATCTGGCATTTGGCTCATTTGAGCGAAGTAATCTGAGGCAAATAAACCGACGCTGGACCTATGCTGCCGGATTGGGCTATAAACTCCTGAACCAGAAGCGGGCATACATATCTGTAACGAATGTGTTACTGCACGAATACACGGATTTTGTTGAAAACACTGACATTGACGTCATCCGCAGTTCGGCCCGGCTCTTCGGCGAATATACGTTCAGTGGCGACCGCATCACCGTAACGCATACGGCCTTTTATCAGCCCGCGCTCAACGCCCGAAATCTGCGTTGGAATGCCAGTCTGAGCCTTCAGGTAAAACTAACCACAAATACCAGCCTGCGTACCACCCTTGCCAATGCCTATGAAAGCGTTGTAGCATCGGGCCGACAGAACAACGACCTTCGATTTACGATAGGGCTGGCCTACGAACGAAAGTAG
- a CDS encoding nucleotidyltransferase domain-containing protein, with the protein MQLINSIAAEFKRELRQLYGDQLAGLVLFGSYARGDQNEESDVDFAVVLKNPETRSTDEVIRLVPVSTALSLKYRCIVSVLPVSEQKLNTSMQGVYQEIRREGIRL; encoded by the coding sequence ATGCAATTGATTAACTCGATAGCCGCCGAGTTCAAGCGTGAGTTGCGCCAGCTATACGGCGACCAACTCGCCGGGTTAGTGTTGTTCGGGTCATATGCGCGGGGCGACCAAAACGAGGAGTCGGATGTTGACTTTGCGGTTGTGTTGAAGAACCCGGAAACGCGCTCAACCGACGAAGTGATTCGGCTTGTACCTGTCAGTACGGCCCTTAGTTTGAAGTACCGATGCATTGTGTCGGTGTTGCCGGTTTCTGAGCAAAAACTCAATACGTCGATGCAGGGCGTTTATCAGGAGATCAGACGGGAGGGAATTCGGTTATGA
- a CDS encoding response regulator transcription factor: protein MTDTPKIRILLVDDHVLFNDGLVLQLSYEGSPVEVVGQVFRADDVLHTVQRLSPQVVLMDINLPQQTGIECAQMLLHHFPALHIVMLTMYNYRKFIDECRALGVSGYMLKHERIETIVETIQRVWAGERVFPDEPSGHQHETNWFVREFGLTPTEIKIIGLIRQGLSSQQIAGQLFVSFETVRSHRKNIYRKLNIDHVAKLLDFANEHGI from the coding sequence ATGACCGACACGCCCAAAATCCGCATACTGCTGGTTGACGACCACGTGCTGTTTAACGACGGGCTGGTTCTGCAATTATCGTATGAAGGGTCGCCGGTTGAGGTGGTAGGGCAGGTTTTTCGGGCCGACGACGTGCTGCATACCGTTCAGCGGCTGTCGCCCCAGGTGGTGCTGATGGACATTAATCTGCCTCAACAAACCGGCATCGAGTGCGCTCAAATGCTGCTGCACCATTTTCCGGCTCTGCACATCGTTATGCTGACGATGTATAATTACCGTAAATTTATTGACGAATGCCGTGCGTTGGGCGTTTCTGGATACATGCTTAAGCACGAACGCATTGAAACAATTGTTGAGACCATTCAACGGGTTTGGGCGGGTGAACGCGTTTTCCCTGATGAACCCAGCGGGCACCAACACGAAACCAACTGGTTTGTACGGGAGTTCGGCCTGACGCCTACTGAAATAAAAATTATTGGCCTGATTCGGCAGGGACTATCGAGCCAGCAAATTGCCGGGCAGTTATTTGTCAGTTTTGAAACCGTTCGGTCGCACCGCAAAAATATTTACCGCAAACTCAACATCGACCACGTTGCCAAACTGCTCGATTTTGCCAACGAACACGGGATTTAG
- a CDS encoding collagen-like triple helix repeat-containing protein gives MKKWLLLTRLSAFVLTVFILTYACKGPEGPQGPIGPQGTQGTIGVTGPQGVSGATGATGPQGVSGATGATGPQGPQGPQGPIGNANVAYTAWRVVDNSGNYSRTSDNMMVYMGNEGKTASTLLTKEVMDKSLVYIYFKFGQLLYDQSVGTNQLRERIQQGNATGMTKIPGHTTSEFNDYIYYNVSHDYLGENYLRFNVNLFTQTWDQAQAKWVPNSEMVGKNAQYFRDMVKELPQYRIVIVNGSTLTGGRRAAVDFKDYAAVKQAFNIPD, from the coding sequence ATGAAAAAGTGGCTACTGCTCACGCGGTTGAGCGCATTTGTTTTAACGGTATTTATACTGACGTATGCCTGTAAAGGGCCCGAAGGTCCACAAGGCCCCATTGGCCCACAGGGAACACAGGGTACTATAGGGGTAACCGGCCCGCAGGGGGTTAGCGGAGCAACCGGCGCAACCGGGCCGCAGGGCGTCAGTGGGGCAACGGGAGCCACCGGCCCCCAGGGACCGCAAGGCCCGCAGGGGCCAATAGGCAACGCTAACGTAGCGTACACTGCCTGGAGGGTTGTCGACAATAGCGGCAACTACTCACGCACGTCTGATAACATGATGGTGTACATGGGTAACGAAGGTAAAACAGCCTCTACGCTGCTAACGAAGGAAGTAATGGATAAGTCACTGGTTTATATCTACTTTAAATTTGGGCAGTTGCTCTACGACCAGTCGGTTGGCACAAATCAACTCCGCGAGCGTATTCAGCAGGGTAACGCTACAGGCATGACGAAAATACCGGGCCACACTACGAGCGAATTTAACGATTACATTTATTACAATGTCAGTCACGATTACTTAGGCGAAAATTACCTGCGATTCAATGTAAATCTGTTCACGCAAACCTGGGATCAGGCGCAGGCTAAGTGGGTGCCAAACTCCGAGATGGTCGGCAAAAACGCCCAATACTTCCGCGACATGGTAAAAGAACTGCCACAATATCGCATCGTTATCGTGAATGGGAGTACGCTGACTGGCGGTCGGCGGGCTGCGGTTGACTTCAAAGATTACGCGGCTGTAAAACAGGCATTTAACATCCCTGACTGA
- the purE gene encoding 5-(carboxyamino)imidazole ribonucleotide mutase: MVGIIMGSLSDRKVMQEAADVLTTLGVSWEMEIVSAHRTPEKMVEYAKAARSRGLSVIIAGAGGAAHLPGMVASLTTLPVVGVPVKSSNSIDGWDSVLSILQMPAGVPVATMALDGARNAGILAAQIVGTFDATVAEKLANFKEELKAKVADMNNQLVNSGNR; this comes from the coding sequence ATGGTAGGTATTATTATGGGTAGTCTCTCTGACCGTAAGGTAATGCAGGAGGCTGCCGACGTGCTGACCACGCTGGGCGTGTCGTGGGAAATGGAGATTGTGTCGGCGCACCGAACGCCCGAAAAAATGGTTGAGTATGCCAAAGCCGCCCGCAGCCGGGGCCTGTCGGTTATTATAGCCGGGGCGGGTGGAGCGGCTCATCTACCTGGCATGGTAGCCTCGCTCACCACGTTGCCCGTGGTGGGTGTTCCCGTGAAATCAAGCAATTCTATCGATGGCTGGGACTCGGTACTGTCGATTCTGCAAATGCCTGCCGGTGTACCCGTAGCAACGATGGCACTCGATGGTGCCCGCAACGCCGGTATTCTGGCCGCGCAGATTGTGGGTACATTCGACGCGACCGTTGCCGAGAAGCTGGCGAATTTCAAAGAAGAACTGAAAGCGAAAGTGGCTGACATGAACAATCAATTAGTGAACAGTGGAAACAGATAA
- a CDS encoding RNA-guided endonuclease InsQ/TnpB family protein, translating to MPDEETSEVDQLLGVDLGIVDIATDSDGEGFAGADIRQYRKKRAAIRGSVQAKKKAGASRSTIKNTRRLLKRISKKEHTTGTLINHTISKRLVAKAKASGRGLALENLEGIRDRANKRLGKTQKREHNLWSFYQLRSFISYKAQLAGVPVVFIPPAYTSKTCHVCYHIGHRKGKSFTCTNCGTCCDADLNGARNIAAVGGVVNRPENSVLYCSIEHRY from the coding sequence TTGCCCGATGAGGAAACGTCCGAAGTAGACCAACTGCTTGGCGTTGACCTCGGCATTGTTGACATTGCGACCGACAGCGACGGAGAAGGGTTTGCGGGTGCTGACATTCGCCAATACCGCAAGAAACGGGCGGCTATTCGCGGCAGTGTTCAGGCCAAAAAGAAAGCCGGTGCATCCCGTAGTACGATTAAAAATACCCGCCGTTTGCTCAAACGCATCTCGAAGAAGGAGCACACGACGGGAACCCTTATTAACCATACCATCAGTAAGCGGCTGGTTGCCAAAGCAAAAGCAAGTGGTCGCGGTCTGGCTTTGGAAAATCTTGAAGGCATTCGCGATAGAGCGAATAAACGGCTTGGCAAGACCCAAAAGCGGGAACACAATTTGTGGTCGTTCTACCAGCTTCGTAGCTTTATCAGCTACAAGGCTCAGTTGGCGGGTGTGCCAGTGGTGTTTATCCCACCGGCTTACACCAGTAAGACGTGCCACGTATGCTACCACATTGGACACCGCAAGGGCAAGTCCTTTACATGTACAAACTGCGGCACCTGTTGCGACGCTGACCTCAACGGGGCGCGAAACATTGCTGCGGTCGGGGGCGTTGTAAACCGTCCTGAAAACTCCGTGCTGTATTGTTCTATCGAACATCGGTATTGA